The nucleotide sequence GGGAACTATTATTATAGTTTTATCGTATTCCTCATAACCTGACTGGTATACTCCTATTATGGTCAGAGTTATCTGAATATTCTTAGGAGTAACTATAGTTACCTCATCCCCTAATTCTGCTCCTAAGTCATCAAAGAGTTTCTTTCCTATGATAAATTCTGTGGGGGTTTTGGCATCCATGGTTCCGTAAATTACTTTTTCATCCAAATCCATAGTCTTTTTCGCATCATCAAAATCCAGACCATTTATCTTTACACCTGTTACATATGACCCATGAATTTGATTATACTTTAATATCCCCTGTTCTGAACTTTGAGGAACTACCCCTTTTACTCCCCTTATCTTTTCTACCTTTGACTGGAACTCCCTGTAATTTTCTATGGATTTTCCATTTTTTGTGACTATTATATGGGAAGTCATTGAAAAGATACTTTCCATCATACTTCTATCCAGCCCATTGGATATCCCAAGGGAAACTACTAATACTATGATTCCTATTGCTACTCCGAACATTGCCACTACACTCTGTCTTTTCCTTTCAAAAATATGCTTTTTTGCTATAAAAAATTCTATCATATTTCACCCTCAATTCTTCTTATATTATCCATGAATTGTGATAGGTTCCCATAATTCCAATATCAATAATATTGATCCTATCTCTTCTCAAAAAATTATTCCCTATATATTTTATACAACACTTCACAATTAAATTCAATTTTATTTAATTTTAACCTTTTTTTAATAAATCATAAAAAAAAGTAAACTTAAGATCTCCTGGTAAAGTATCTTTTATAAAATTCATATGAATTCAGATGTTTTTTCACACAACTTTTAAAAAAAATATTTTTCTCAATTTTAATTTTTTCCAAAATGCAAATATTTTTTAACTCCTTTTTAATAATATTTAATTTGATTTTAATTTAAATTATGTTAAGATTAATTATCTACATAACTGTAGTGAAATAAATTATTGGGGAGGATTTAATGGATTTTAGCAAATTTCAGAATAAATATATAATAGAAGGAACTTTATCAGTCTATTCCTTACACATTGGGAAATATAGACCAGAGGAAAATTTTGATTCTCCTACTATAAAATATTTAAATAATATAGCGTATATTCCCGGGTCAAACTTTAGAGATCGTTTTCAATATAAATTAAAAACTTTAGTAAATTTAGGACTTACCCTTGAAGATAGAAAATTACATGTTTTGGATATCAAGGAAATTTTTGGAAATATCAACACAAGAAAAAACTCTAACAATGTGGGAGGAAAGATCTATATAGAAGACCTTATAATAGAACCAAATAATAAAAACTCTATCTATGACGGTATAACTATAAATAGAGGTGTCGGAATAAGAAAAAAAAATAATAAATTTGATTATAATATCATCGAAAATTCAACTTTTAAATTAAATATAATACTAGAAAATTTGCAAGATTATGAGGTCGATCTAATAAATATAGGATTAAACCTTATGAAAGATGATATGTTTGGTCAGAAAACAACAGGTGAAATTGGAAGGTGTAAATTGAATATTGACAGGGTTAAATATATAACTAAAGATACTTTAAATGACTATTTATTCCATGGTAAAATGAAGACAGAAACCCAGGAAATTTTAAATAAAGGAAAAATAAGTTTGAATATAGAAAAGTAAATTCTAAAAATTGACATTAATTTTACTACATTCTAAAGAGATGACTAAAAATAACATAAAATATTAGCAAAGCAGGGGAAATCCTGTGACGCAAAGCTATAGGACCTTTAAAATGGTAGCCAGTTGCAGATC is from Psychrilyobacter atlanticus DSM 19335 and encodes:
- a CDS encoding RAMP superfamily CRISPR-associated protein, whose amino-acid sequence is MDFSKFQNKYIIEGTLSVYSLHIGKYRPEENFDSPTIKYLNNIAYIPGSNFRDRFQYKLKTLVNLGLTLEDRKLHVLDIKEIFGNINTRKNSNNVGGKIYIEDLIIEPNNKNSIYDGITINRGVGIRKKNNKFDYNIIENSTFKLNIILENLQDYEVDLINIGLNLMKDDMFGQKTTGEIGRCKLNIDRVKYITKDTLNDYLFHGKMKTETQEILNKGKISLNIEK